The genomic DNA TCCGAGGCCGCACGTGCGGTTTCATCACCGGAGTCGACAAGCGTAACCTTTCCGTTGAAGAACCGTTCAAGCAAAGGCTTAAGAAGCGGGTAATGGGTGCATCCGAGAAGAAGGGTGTCTATGCCGTCTTCCTTGAGAGTGAGCAGATACTCCTCTATCACCCTGTACGTAACCTCCTTGTCGACCCATCCTTCCTCAACAAGGGGAACGAGAAGGGGCGTCGATTTGGCTATTACCCGGACTTCCGGATTCGCACGCAGTATCGCTCGTTCGTACTCGCCTGCCGAGATTGTGGCGGTCGTACCTATCACGCCTATCCGGCTGTTGCGGGTCGCTTTTGTGGCGGTGCGGGCGCCTGGATCTATCACGCCGATAACGGGAATATCGAAATCCTTCTTGAGGAAAGGCAGGGCGGCCGAAGTGGCGGAATGGCATGCAACTACGACCATCTTAACCTGGCGTTCTACGAGAAACTCCGTATCCTCTCGCGCGAAGCGCCTGATGGTTTCAGCGGATTTCGTTCCGTAGGGAAGCCTGGCAGTATCTCCAAGGTAGATTATGTCCTCGGATGGAAGAAGCTCCTTAAGCGAGCGAACGACCGTAAGACCTCCTATCCCCGAATCGAATACTCCTATCGGCTGGTCTTTTGTCAACTTATACATCACATTCCTTTGGCTTTTTTTATAATAGACCCGCAGAAAATGCCCTGAAACGTTTGCGGGTCACAGACCTTTGACGTATTCTGACACCCCTCCGGCAATCCCCTGCGCAATCTTCTGCCTGTAGTCGGGCTGTCTTATCTTCGCCTCTTCGGTCGGATTCGTTAAAAACCCGCATTCCACGAGCACGGAAGGCATTGAGCAGCCCTTTAGAACGTAGAAACCGGCCTGGTTGATGCCCCGGTTCGAAAACGAGGTTGCGGCGGATGACTTCTCCTGTATAAACCCTGCAAGCGTCTCGGACTGCTTCTGAAACGTATTAGTAAGAAGGCTTCCGATGATGTCGTTCAGAACGGCATCCGGATTGTAAGCCTTGTGTTCGATATCGTACTTTAGCGCTGCGTTCTCGGCAAGCGCAACGTTCTTGGCATACTCCAGCCTGTGCATTCCTAGAAAGTAAGTCTCGAACCCGTTTATGGTCGAGGAGTTGTTAGCGTTGAAATGGATGCTTATGAAAAGGTCGGCCTTCTTCTGGTTTGCGAACTTTGTGCGTCCGTCGAGGGACACGTATGTGTCGGTCGTTCTCGTGAGGATAACGGTGTGGCCCTGAGCTTCCAGGAGTGTTTTCAGCCGGGTTGCTACGTCCAGATTCATTGCCGCCTCCTTCGTGCCTTTTGTTCCTATCGCGCCCGGGTCCTTGCCGCCGTGTCCGGGGTCTATGACTATGGTTAGCTTTTGCGATGCTGCCGCGGGCTTCACCTGCGTTGCGGCCTGGCTTGCGAAAATGATCTCGACGCCGTTCGGAATTCCTTTCGAGGAAACGTTGCAGTTCTTGGAGAGCTTGAGCTCGATTGTGGTCTTGTTTTCGTTGTTGCGGAGTACGGCCGCGCTCACAAGACCAGAAGGGGGCACGCTCTTTATTTTAGAACCGACCGGAATCTTCAGTGTAACGCTTGAGGCGGAATTCTCTATTACGTCGCATGAGATGGGTCCCGAAGCGACAATCTGTATGCTGGTCGGGTCTGCGCCCGAAAGGTAAATCTTTTCTATCTTCACGTCCTGCGGCGGGTTAAGATGAGAAGGAGAAACATTGAATAAGCGTGAGAGTACTGACACCGGGATATAGAGATTGGTGCCGTCCCAGCCCACAGGCTCGGGAAGATGGATTCCTGCATTGTTATCTACAACCACCGTCCTGTTGTCTGCGGTCAAAACGTAGCTGTGGGAGTTGTAGTCGATGACGGCCTTCTTCTTATCGGGCACCCAGCTGTATCGTGAGCCGGTTTTTGATGTAAACTCAGCGAGCGTTACGGATTCCCTTCCGCTGAAGACGACTGTCGTCATCTGCTTGCCTGCAAACGTAATCGTTCCCGCGTTAAGGACAAAAGCAAGAGAGAAGAAAAACGGCAGCATTCTTTTAATCATCCTGACCTCCTCATCTCGCGCTCAATGGTGCGGCGCTTGAGCGTCTCGCGCTTGTCGACGGTCTGCTTGCCGCGGCATACGCCGACAAGCATCTTTGCTATGCCGCGGTCGTTGAAGTAGAGTTTTAAGGGAATAAGGGTGTAGCCGCGGCGTTGAGTTTTGCCGAAAAGCTTCTTTAGCTCCTGGCGGTGAAAGAGGAGCTTGCGCCTGCGCACGGGGTCCGGGATATCGAGCGATGCCTGCTTGTACTGTGCTATCTGCATGCCCACGACGTAAGCCTGGCCGTCCTTTATCATGCAGTAAGCTTCTGCAAGGGACGCCTGCCGGTCGCGAAGAGACTTTACTTCGGAGCCCACGAGTGCAAGCCCTGCCTCCAACGTCTCTTCAACGATGTAGTCGTGCCGCGCGCGACGGTTCTCGGCAATAGTTGTTGAATCGGACATACATAAGTGTAATCAATAATCCAAGGTATGTCAATGCGCAGACGGTTTTGATGCAGAGCATCAATCCCGACGCTTATCATGGAGCACTTCCGCAAAGTTCCCAGACAGTTCCCAACTCAACACATATATTCTTTCGTGTCCAAGCTTGACAACCCTCTGCTAGCCTATAGCATTGTGGATGTTTTTCTTATTGCTTTTTGCCACCGTTCCCCACGAGTACCCGTTTCTTGAGGTCGTAAAGAGGGAGATTGCGTTCATCCCCAAGCCGGAGCTTGAGGACTCGTCATCCTATTTACGCACGCTGGATATTTCGTACGCTGAGGACAGTTTGCACTTTTACGTTGATGGAAAGATTGTCGAGCGCTGGCAGGGAGGTTTTAAGGACTCTTCGAATTTTTATGATGATGGACAACCGCTGGGTGAGTTCTCGTCGATTGCCGATACTACCATTTTCACGAGTCCGGTTTCGTTCACGCTTCGATTTGATGCTCCATACGCGTGGGTAGTAAGCATGGACGTGCCTCTTGCCTTGAGAGGTCATGAGAGCGCTCGGAGCGAGTTCAAGGTCTGTTCGATAATCGAGCGTTTCGGGGTTCGATGCGGACTATTCACTATGAAGGTTAGGAGGCTGGATACAGACATTCTCGAGGTGAAGGTTCTCAAATCAAATGCCTCTCTTTTGGTGAATTCCAAGACCGGCGCAGTGGTTAAGTGTGCTATTTGCGGACGGTGAGGCGTCCTTGATTTTTTTCTCCTCCTCCCCTATACTTCAGGGTGAATAAGTTCCCGCGCATCGCGCTTTGCCAAGTAAACGCGACCGTAGGTGATTTGGGAGGCAATGCCTCAAAGATAGTTGACTGGACAAGGAGAGCGCAGGATAAGGGCGCCGAGCTCATCATTTTTCCCGAGCTTTGCCTGACAGGTTATCCGCCGAAGGACCTGCTCCTTAAACCGAGCTTTCTCAAAGAGCAGCGCGAGCGGCTTGGAGAGATTGCCGGAGCGGTTCCAGACGTAACCGTGATCGTCGGCTGCGTGGACTTCGAGCCGCGGGAGAACACAAAGGGGCAAAACATATTCGATGTATCGGCGAAGGTTTCAGCCCGCTCGCGGCTTTATAACGCGGCGGCCGTGCTGCGGGGTGGCAGGATCGAGCGCTACGTTCACAAAACGCATCTGCCTAACTACGACGTGTTCGACGAGGAAAGATATTTTGAATCGCCCCAGAAAAATGCTACGCACTTTTTTGGGGACCCTGAAAAACCCCGTCAGGGCACTCCATCGAGCCAGGAAGCAATAGTGGAATTGGGGGGCGGCACAAAGGCGGGCATCACGATATGCGAGGACATCTGGGTACAGGATGGACCTGCGGCGAGGATGAAGGCGCAAGGTGCGAGCCTGATAGTAAACATATCGGCATCGCCCTTCTACAAGGGCAAGTTCCGGGCGCGGGTCGAGCTCCTGAAGACGCGCGTGAAGGAGGCAGAGCTTCCCCTGATTTACGTCAACGCGGTGGGCGGTCAGGACGATCTGGTATTCGACGGACGCTCGATGGTCGTGGTAGAAAAGGGCGAGATTGCCGCTCTCGCTAAGGGCTTCGAGGAGGAGCTGCTCGTGTATTCTCGTGAGACTGCGGATAAGCACAAGGTGGAGAGTGAGGAAGTTGCTGAAGTTTGGAAGGCTTTGGTTCTGGGGATAAAGGACTACGTTCACAAGAACGGATTTTCACAAGCCGCGCTCGGCGTGTCGGGTGGCATTGACTCGGCGCTAGTGGCTGCGCTTGCCGTTGACGCGCTCGGCGCAAAGAACGTGCTCGGCGTCGCGATGCCCTCCAAGTATACGTCCCGGCAGTCGCTCAAGGACGCGCTCCTTTTATGCAACAATCTGGGCATAAAGTCGGAGCCGATACCGATTGACGAATTGGTTGCGAGTTACCACAAGACGCTTGTGGAGACGATGGATCTTTCAAAGCCCGACGTGACCGCGCAGAACATCCAGGCAAGGATTCGCGGCAACATCCTTATGGCGTTCTCCAACAAGTTCGGCTACCTGGTTTTAGCGACCGGCAACAAGTCCGAACTCGCCACCGGCTACGCGACGCTCTATGGCGACATGTCGGGCGGCCTCGCGCCCATAGGCGACGTGCCCAAGACGCTCGTCTACGCGCTCGCCCGCTGGTTCAACGCAAGGGAGAAGACCGATATGATTCCCGTGGGGATTCTCGAGCGAGCGCCGTCTGCCGAGCTTGCCCCGAACCAGCGCGACCAGGACGACCTCCCGCCCTACGACGTGCTGGATAAGATCCTCGAAATGTACGTGGAGGAGGACCTCTCGTCCGAGGAGATTGTCGAGAGGGGTTTCGACCCCGCACTCGTTCACTCGATTATCAGGCGAATTGACCGCGCGGAGTACAAGCGCCGTCAGGCCGCGCCTATCTTGAAGATTACGCCCCGCGCCTTCGGGTTTGGAAGACGCATGCCGATTACAAATAAATATGAAGGATAAAATGGCATGCGCACTAATGTTTTTACACCTTTTGGATTAAAATCAGTAAAAACTTGAAACGATTCCACTGGAATCGTCGGATGCACCATAACTAACAAGTTCGACGGCTAACACCTCTCTCCCAAACACACAGGGAAGTTTTCATTTCCTAAATAGATTGTACCCTTGAAAACTTCTAGCGGCTCCTCTGGAGCCGTATTTGTCTTTGCGAGTTTGGCGAAGACATACGAAGCTCCGAAAGGTGAATGTAGGTTACCATCTATTCATGAAGTTAATATTCCGCAGGCACCGACAATCATTTTAAGGACATTTGCTCCGCAAATAGATTGCTTCTGTCATCTTTGATGACTCTCGCAAAGACAAGACGGTTCTGCTGATGCGTTTCTACAAACCGGGTCTTGTTCCGTTAATCCTGACTCAAAGAGGGGTCATCAAAATTTCCATCCCGGAAAAATACCCCGCATTTTTCCGGGAACCCCTATATAAATTGATTGTTCGCTGAATTCCATTCCGCGCATGCCGCTTCCAGCCGCTACTCTTGGGGAGTATTTTGTTTCCATGGATTATCACCATTTTTCACGAAATATAGCACAATTTTTGGCACAAACAATAAACTCAAAAGATATCACTGATAGTATAAAGAGAGTAATTGTAAGTCACAATACTTGACAAGTTCATAGGTTTTAAATAAACTGTACTTGTTCGAACAGGAGATGTCAACGAGGGTTGAAGTAGAATTGAAAGGCAGGTGAACGTGAAACACATATTCAGAACATTTTCGTTGATAGTGCTCGCAGCAATGCTTGCATCGTGCGAGAAGCCGATTGAAG from bacterium includes the following:
- a CDS encoding glutamate racemase; this encodes MYKLTKDQPIGVFDSGIGGLTVVRSLKELLPSEDIIYLGDTARLPYGTKSAETIRRFAREDTEFLVERQVKMVVVACHSATSAALPFLKKDFDIPVIGVIDPGARTATKATRNSRIGVIGTTATISAGEYERAILRANPEVRVIAKSTPLLVPLVEEGWVDKEVTYRVIEEYLLTLKEDGIDTLLLGCTHYPLLKPLLERFFNGKVTLVDSGDETARAASEILSKMGLAREESHKGFQRFYLTDLSPNFRVIGERCLGKQLEDVTRVSLGNET
- a CDS encoding N-acetylmuramoyl-L-alanine amidase → MIKRMLPFFFSLAFVLNAGTITFAGKQMTTVVFSGRESVTLAEFTSKTGSRYSWVPDKKKAVIDYNSHSYVLTADNRTVVVDNNAGIHLPEPVGWDGTNLYIPVSVLSRLFNVSPSHLNPPQDVKIEKIYLSGADPTSIQIVASGPISCDVIENSASSVTLKIPVGSKIKSVPPSGLVSAAVLRNNENKTTIELKLSKNCNVSSKGIPNGVEIIFASQAATQVKPAAASQKLTIVIDPGHGGKDPGAIGTKGTKEAAMNLDVATRLKTLLEAQGHTVILTRTTDTYVSLDGRTKFANQKKADLFISIHFNANNSSTINGFETYFLGMHRLEYAKNVALAENAALKYDIEHKAYNPDAVLNDIIGSLLTNTFQKQSETLAGFIQEKSSAATSFSNRGINQAGFYVLKGCSMPSVLVECGFLTNPTEEAKIRQPDYRQKIAQGIAGGVSEYVKGL
- the smpB gene encoding SsrA-binding protein SmpB, coding for MSDSTTIAENRRARHDYIVEETLEAGLALVGSEVKSLRDRQASLAEAYCMIKDGQAYVVGMQIAQYKQASLDIPDPVRRRKLLFHRQELKKLFGKTQRRGYTLIPLKLYFNDRGIAKMLVGVCRGKQTVDKRETLKRRTIEREMRRSG
- a CDS encoding NAD+ synthase yields the protein MNKFPRIALCQVNATVGDLGGNASKIVDWTRRAQDKGAELIIFPELCLTGYPPKDLLLKPSFLKEQRERLGEIAGAVPDVTVIVGCVDFEPRENTKGQNIFDVSAKVSARSRLYNAAAVLRGGRIERYVHKTHLPNYDVFDEERYFESPQKNATHFFGDPEKPRQGTPSSQEAIVELGGGTKAGITICEDIWVQDGPAARMKAQGASLIVNISASPFYKGKFRARVELLKTRVKEAELPLIYVNAVGGQDDLVFDGRSMVVVEKGEIAALAKGFEEELLVYSRETADKHKVESEEVAEVWKALVLGIKDYVHKNGFSQAALGVSGGIDSALVAALAVDALGAKNVLGVAMPSKYTSRQSLKDALLLCNNLGIKSEPIPIDELVASYHKTLVETMDLSKPDVTAQNIQARIRGNILMAFSNKFGYLVLATGNKSELATGYATLYGDMSGGLAPIGDVPKTLVYALARWFNAREKTDMIPVGILERAPSAELAPNQRDQDDLPPYDVLDKILEMYVEEDLSSEEIVERGFDPALVHSIIRRIDRAEYKRRQAAPILKITPRAFGFGRRMPITNKYEG